GGTAGATGCCAGGGTTATGAACCGCCTGGGGCCAAAAGCCCCGGGCGGTTCTGTCTTTAGCCGGAAATTTTCGCCACAACGACAACGCACCACGGAGACACCGAGACACAGAGAACATTTCACCACAAAGCCACAAAGGCACAAAGACAACAAGCCACAGAGACACCGAGACACAGAGAGGGATCCGCAGATGACGCAGATTCCGCTGATATATATTAAACATCATACAACACACATGACAACACGCCCTACCGCCAACGGCGTCGTTCATATCGTGATATCATTATTAACGAATCTTTTCGATGGAGGCATGATCATGCGATTTCCCATCCTGACCGCATTGATGGTGGCGTTGTCACTTTCGGCCGTGTCGGCGCAAACCCTCGAGAACATCAAACTCCCCGCACCGGCACTGACCCCCGACAAGCCTCTCATGCAGGCTCTGAAAGAACGCCAGAGCCGCAGAGAATATACCGACAAACCTCTGACATCGCAGGATCTTTCCAACATTCTCTGGTGCGCGAATGGCGTCAATCGCCCCGAAAGCGGCAAACGGACGAGCCCGTCGGCGAAAAACGCACAGGATATCGATATCTATGCCATCATGAAAGACGGCGTGTATCTATACGATGCACCGAAACACGAACTGGCACTCATCGCTTCTGGTGATCATAAGCTTGCGGCTGGAACGCAGCCCTATGTCGCATCCGCACCTCTCAACCTCATATATGTGTCTGACCTTTCGAAATTCGATTTCATGAAAGAGCGCGAAGATCAGCTTGTCGCCGCTTCCGTCGATGCAGGCCACTGCTCGCAGAATGTCTATCTGTATGGAGCGGCCGCGAATCTCGCCGTCGTCACCAGAATGTCCGTGCCGAAAGAGAAGGCGGCGGAGGTGCTCAAGCTCAGACCTCAGCAGTACATCGTGATTGGGCAGACGATCGGATATCCGAAATGACGATCGGTTTTTCCCGAAACTGATCGCGTTCGATCTCGTAGTAATGGAAATGTGTGTCCGGAGGTGACGGGGCCGTATGAAGAGAATCCTTTTTGCTTGTCTCGCGGTGGCGTGCCTGCTCGCTCCTTCCCCGTGTCTTGCGGCAGGGCCATCTGCCGACGGACAGAAAATTCTCGGGAAGGCACCGGTGAAATACGGAACAGGGAAGAAGGTTCGCCGGACGCATAACGAGGCGGCGATCGTCACCCGCATCTGGACGCCGGGGCTCGATGAAAAATTCGTTCCGCAGGGCCTCACATGGTCTTCTCCATATGTGCTCGTTGCCGGGTATA
The window above is part of the Candidatus Ozemobacteraceae bacterium genome. Proteins encoded here:
- a CDS encoding SagB/ThcOx family dehydrogenase; this translates as VDARVMNRLGPKAPGGSVFSRKFSPQRQRTTETPRHREHFTTKPQRHKDNKPQRHRDTERDPQMTQIPLIYIKHHTTHMTTRPTANGVVHIVISLLTNLFDGGMIMRFPILTALMVALSLSAVSAQTLENIKLPAPALTPDKPLMQALKERQSRREYTDKPLTSQDLSNILWCANGVNRPESGKRTSPSAKNAQDIDIYAIMKDGVYLYDAPKHELALIASGDHKLAAGTQPYVASAPLNLIYVSDLSKFDFMKEREDQLVAASVDAGHCSQNVYLYGAAANLAVVTRMSVPKEKAAEVLKLRPQQYIVIGQTIGYPK